One window of the Lytechinus pictus isolate F3 Inbred chromosome 5, Lp3.0, whole genome shotgun sequence genome contains the following:
- the LOC135154146 gene encoding thyrotropin-releasing hormone receptor-like, whose translation MTDFPGIISDDQGDELGYCESIDISMIRNVSEEGAHGYSYSSAEWGFNTIFLPIVMIIGVLDNCAFIFVVFRIKSMQTITNVYLVNLACADMMFIIFAVVHKVVKILTSPISYDDSGLGLEGCMVIFLFLSAAYNASMCFITAVSVERYNAVCNPLKLHQAQGSKRWTFTRNVCIVSWVAAFLVSGTFLPSYAKYEHVCYEWPDVEPYMNWPTMTSHCNPFSLVADSYTSGAQTIPFFITLIVNFILHHKTLRGLSNSLGKTKGDGSRSERDAKIHSQTVRMLVVNSVLFFVFLSPFEFISLFVMINILITGGIVIPGKTLTVYIYIARTLTYINSLSNPIIYTVFCKRYFNAFKEAFGLKSKLSRDLSVSTVSKGVR comes from the coding sequence atgaccgATTTTCCCGGAATTATAAGCGATGATCAGGGAGACGAGCTTGGCTACTGCGAGTCCATTGATATCAGTATGATCAGGAATGTGTCCGAGGAGGGCGCCCACGGCTATTCCTATTCTTCTGCAGAATGGGGTTTCAACACCATATTCCTGCCCATCGTCATGATCATCGGCGTCCTCGACAACTGCGCTTTCATCTTCGTAGTGTTTCGCATCAAGAGCATGCAGACGATCACCAACGTGTACCTCGTCAACCTCGCCTGCGCGGATATGATGTTCATCATCTTCGCCGTCGTCCACAAGGTCGTCAAGATCTTGACGTCGCCGATTTCGTACGACGATTCCGGGCTCGGTCTCGAAGGGTGCATGGTGATCTTTCTCTTCCTCAGCGCAGCCTACAATGCCTCGATGTGCTTCATCACCGCGGTGAGCGTCGAGAGGTACAACGCGGTGTGCAACCCACTGAAGCTTCACCAGGCTCAGGGGTCAAAGCGCTGGACATTCACCAGAAATGTCTGCATCGTCTCCTGGGTGGCTGCGTTCCTCGTCTCTGGCACCTTTCTCCCAAGTTACGCCAAATACGAGCACGTCTGCTACGAGTGGCCAGACGTCGAGCCGTACATGAACTGGCCGACGATGACGAGCCATTGCAATCCTTTCTCGCTCGTCGCTGACAGCTACACCAGCGGCGCGCAGACCATCCCATTCTTCATCACCCTCATCGTCAACTTCATCCTGCACCACAAGACCCTGAGGGGTTTAAGCAACTCTCTGGGGAAAACAAAAGGCGATGGATCCCGAAGCGAACGGGACGCGAAGATCCACAGCCAGACCGTCCGCATGCTCGTCGTCAACAGCGTTCTCTTCTTCGTATTCCTCTCGCCCTTCGAATTCATCTCCTTGTTCGTCATGATCAACATCCTCATCACCGGCGGCATCGTCATCCCAGGGAAAACACTGACGGTCTATATCTACATCGCACGAACGCTCACGTACATCAACTCTCTCTCTAATCCTATCATCTATACGGTCTTTTGTAAAAGATATTTCAACGCTTTCAAAGAGGCTTTCGGACTCAAATCGAAATTATCCAGAGATCTTTCGGTGAGCACAGTTTCCAAAGGCGTACGATGA